The Bacillota bacterium genome has a window encoding:
- a CDS encoding cytosine permease, with product MPEETKTELFKDYEREPVPEHLRRGWFQMGMVWVGIGVCIAALMLGGILGAGLSLGQAIIAAVLGSLVLTAISALCSVVGAHTHLSTAMISKFAFGEKGSYLVSMVLALGCYGWFGVQTGLFGETAFVVVEKLTGVTVSTGVLVFLGGLLMTSTAVFGYRAIAKLSVTAIPLVGALMFASLIVVLRDHPFGTLWAMGPVGTPMSLGFATSIVAGSFMVGAVIGPDISRYARTPRDAALSSVLGFLIGFSIVLFLGATFAKATGESDVVKVMLALGWGLPAMLVLIFAQWTTNDNNLYSAALGFSLIFKKQPKWQLTIVAGVLGTILAMWGIYGRFIQWLVILSALVPPIGGVYVSDYFFFSRRAYHFDKVSGVPAIRWEAIISWVIAALVGFSTTPKPGGFGLFTLTTVSALDSFLAAVLCQLILVPIFAKSRAALVKPGA from the coding sequence GTGCCGGAAGAGACAAAGACAGAGCTGTTCAAGGACTACGAGCGAGAACCGGTTCCAGAACACCTTCGAAGAGGTTGGTTCCAGATGGGGATGGTGTGGGTTGGTATTGGCGTGTGCATCGCTGCCCTCATGCTGGGTGGCATTCTCGGTGCCGGCCTCAGCCTCGGCCAAGCCATCATAGCCGCAGTCTTGGGGTCACTCGTCCTCACGGCCATCAGCGCCCTCTGCTCCGTGGTGGGGGCGCACACCCACCTGTCCACAGCCATGATCTCCAAGTTCGCCTTCGGTGAAAAGGGCTCCTATCTCGTATCCATGGTCCTGGCGCTCGGCTGCTACGGCTGGTTTGGCGTCCAGACAGGCCTCTTTGGAGAAACCGCATTCGTGGTTGTAGAGAAGCTCACAGGGGTTACCGTAAGCACTGGTGTACTCGTATTCCTGGGAGGCTTGCTCATGACCTCCACGGCGGTTTTCGGGTACAGGGCCATCGCGAAGCTGAGCGTCACCGCCATACCGCTGGTGGGTGCACTCATGTTCGCTTCCCTGATCGTGGTCCTCAGGGACCATCCCTTTGGCACCCTCTGGGCCATGGGTCCAGTCGGGACTCCAATGAGTCTTGGCTTTGCCACATCCATAGTGGCAGGGTCGTTCATGGTAGGAGCTGTGATAGGGCCTGACATCTCCCGCTACGCCCGTACTCCACGCGACGCCGCCCTGTCATCGGTCCTCGGTTTTCTCATCGGCTTCAGCATCGTCCTGTTTCTCGGAGCAACCTTTGCCAAGGCCACGGGCGAGAGCGACGTTGTCAAGGTCATGCTGGCCTTGGGATGGGGCCTCCCTGCCATGCTCGTGCTCATTTTCGCCCAGTGGACCACGAACGACAACAATCTTTATTCTGCCGCTCTTGGTTTCTCTCTCATCTTCAAAAAACAGCCCAAGTGGCAATTGACGATTGTAGCCGGCGTTCTGGGCACCATCCTGGCCATGTGGGGCATATACGGACGGTTCATCCAGTGGCTGGTCATCCTGAGCGCCTTGGTGCCGCCAATAGGAGGCGTGTACGTATCCGACTACTTCTTCTTCAGCCGCAGGGCCTACCACTTTGACAAGGTCTCCGGCGTACCGGCCATCCGGTGGGAGGCCATCATCTCCTGGGTCATCGCGGCCCTGGTAGGCTTCTCCACAACGCCCAAGCCCGGAGGCTTCGGCCTCTTTACCCTCACCACCGTATCCGCTCTAGACAGTTTCCTGGCGGCTGTGCTGTGCCAGCTCATACTGGTTCCCATCTTCGCCAAATCACGGGCGGCACTGGTCAAGCCTGGGGCTTGA